The sequence below is a genomic window from Trichosurus vulpecula isolate mTriVul1 chromosome 5, mTriVul1.pri, whole genome shotgun sequence.
AGTATTGTAAGATTCACAACTTCCAATTTCTTTGTCTCATCTGGACCCTGAGGGTCCACATCATGGTCCGCTGTAGAGCTCTGCCTTACTTTTCCTCTCGTAGAAGGGCAGTAGGCACCTATCTACCCTCCATGTACGGTGTCCTGTTCAAAGGATGTGCTCCTGCAAACTAGCGTGGTTTTTGTCATTCAAATATTCAAATCTGCCCATAAAAGCCGtggaagatttttattttaaaagtgtgGCTGATTCCAGCTCTATTATGGTCTAGGTGAATGGCCTCTTCCCAGCAATGGTCTGCCTTCTCACCCTCCACCCCTACCCGCTAAGGTCTAACTGGTCTCTTGTAAGTAATAGTTGTAACACAAGGGTGCTTCCACTCTGATAGCTGATCAATTCTGTTCTCAATTTTTCTGGCGATGGAAGCAGGTATTTGCTTCAGGAGAGAAATCCATGGAAATAAAAAAACTTACGAGCCACTGCCCTGGAGAACTTGCTCTTGAAAGCAGGGGTTCTCAACTTGAGTCTGTGAGCctgtttttcttaatattttattaattgtcCCATTTCCTgtgtaatcctatgtattgttttatatatttaaaaaaaaatatgattgtgagaaggggtccatgggtgTCCCCAGACTACCAAAGTGAGGACTATGACATAAAAGAGATGAGTAATTCTAAtttagagcagggattgtcttattTTGCTgtctatatccccagcactttgcacaataaatcatttattcattgatttaaaGGAAGATGGCCATGAGGCCTTTTGAAAGACAAGGAATCCTGTTTTGGTAATCATTCACATTAAAAAGCTCACCCAGACATGGTGAAAGAGGTCTAGCTATGACTTGATGATATAATAGCTTTCTCTAATTTGAATAAATTCAGATTTTTGCCTGacagttttcttttcaaattagGCTTGCCTCTAGTGAAATGGCAGGTGCTGAAAACTGCATTTGTTAACACAGCTGACTAAATCACAGCTGCAGGACCAGacctttcctttgtaatcctatcttCTAAATACCTTGTCTCAAAGACCCCACCCATTCCCGGGAGTCCGTATGCCAAgcctcagtaaacatttgttaagtgtgtGCAAAGTATGGGGATGGGGGGTCACAGAAATTTAGGTAAGACAcggccctgccctcaggagcttgGAGTGACAAAGTACCAACAGTTCTTTCGTTTGTCTTTCTCTAATGTACTTCATGTAATATTGTCCATTACAGTCATGTGAGGTCTTGGGAGGGAGAAGGTCACCATCAGCCCATTTTCTGGCAGAGATGACATTTGAGTTGTATTTTAAAACAGAGGTGTCATACAATGGGTACAAAACTCCCTAGTAtgacccaaaccagattaaaaattCAATTGGGagtatttcacaaaataaataaaaatgtaatacaacatagataatggtGATTTGTGGGTTttaaagtcaatatgtggcctgcaaggatctgtttctatttgagtttgacaccactgcttttAAGTATGGGTAGGAATTACACAAATGGGTGGGGGGGAGCAGGGCAGAAAGATATTCCAAGCATTGGGAAAGAATATGAGAAAGGGCAGTCCTGAAAGTAAAATTTAAGCATGGTGGGAGGAAGGACATTCGGCAGGGAGGAAAAGTAGACAAAATCTGGCTAAAACATTGAGTGCATGGAGAGGAACACTATGAGAAATCTGCTGCCAAATGAGGGTGTTAGAGATGTAACTGAATTCACTTCAATAAGTGgatgatgtgccaggcattggggatacaaaggaagcaGTGAGAAATAAGCTGTCGTTCTAATGAACTATTTTCCAAGTCTTAGAAAAAATTTCAGATTAAACATTATTTTTCATGGGCCAAAGTGAAACTTTGTGATTATGGTCTCCCTCTTTCTGGAGGGCCGCAAGCCGCTTGTTGGGATGACATAATATGTAGGAGTCGTCTCTTGCTCAGGTTTGGCTGGAACTAGAGGTCCTCTGGGAGTCTTACAATCACCTGGGCTCAAACCATCAGTCTTGGCTCTTCCTTATTATTCACGTTCACATTCAATCAGTGTGGGAGTCCTGTCAATTCTTCCATTTGTTTCTCTCATCCATTCCTTCCTCTATGGCAGGTGTCCAACTTGTCAGAAGTCTCAGAAAACTCCTCAGCAGcttaaaccagattaaaatgtttaatgaaagaaatttttaaaaatacagcacagataatgttaatttgtggttttctgggtCAGTTTGCAGCCCTCAGGGATGTTTCTATTTGTATTGGACACTCCTCCATGACATACCAGCCTGGTTCAGGTTCTTACTGACAAGAGAATAGGTTTAGgatgggaagggaccttagaggccacctagtcaaataccaccatttcacagatgagaaaactgaggcccagggaggtaggtgacttgaccaaagcCTCACAGGAAGGATGTGAGTGAcagagctgggcttggaatccaGGGCCTTGAACTCAAAATCAGTGGACTTCCCACTGTGCCAGTGCCTCTATACTGTGAAATACCAGGCTCTCACTGATCTCTCCGGCTCCCACCTCTTCTCCCTGTATCCCAGTCACCTGAGCACATCACTAGATTAACTTTCCTAAAACACGCCCCTCTCATGCTGTGTGTCCTTTGTTGGCTCCCCATTGTCCAAGTTTcctaatatgatattccaggttTTCTACAGCCTGGGCTCTTCTCCTGCTGCTTCCTTCCATGCCTGCCTGTGGGTTCTGATCTGACCCTAGAGTCCTTGAGAGAAATCAGACTGTGCCTGTGGCACTAGTGTTGATGCCTCTGTCATTTGCATTCATGGGGAAGGAGAAGCTAGACTCTTGCATGGGTGCCCATCCCCAGGCCCAAATCCTCATCTTCCTGGCATAcagatcttcctttctcttcaccAGCCGATCTCTCTCTTCCTGTTGAAAACAGACGATGTGGGTGGCAGCCACACAGAACTCATAAATCAGATTCTTTGTGGATTATCAACAGCTTCACCCTTAGGCAAAGCTTGATGGACTTGTGGTCCAAAGAAGTAGAAGAATTTCCATAAGTAAGTTCCCAGCATGTCCTCGTTGGGGCTGGCAAGCTATCCCCGGAAGAGCCTTGGCTTTCCCTAAAGATCTGCTTGGTGTCCCCGTTTCTAGTTTCTTCCCTTTACAAGCCATCATCCACAGAGTTTCCAAAAGAATCTTCCTaaagcttcagtgactccctgttatTTCTAGGATCATGTACAAACTCCTCAGTCTGTTATATTTTCACACACAACACATTCTAGTCAAACCGGCCTATTTTCTGTTCTCCAAACTAGGGATTCCAATCCCACCTCTCTACTTTTGCATAAGCTATAAGCCATTGGCCAgtcaagcatttatgaagtgcttactacatgccaggcacttagCTCTCTGAATCCAGAAGCCTCCTTTGAGCTCAGCTCAGTTGCCACCTCCTATAAAATGCCTTTTCTGTAatgttttctctgcctcctcaaatTAGCCTCTATTCACTTATCTCTACTTGTGTCCCACTGAAGAATATGAATTCCTGTAAGGTAGAGATGGCCTAGtctctggcacagagtaggcacctaAGAAATGTTTGAACTGAGTCAAGCTGAGCTGGCCCTCTATTTTCACAGGGTCTCCCTCCATCCTTGAATTGATGGCTTTTCTACTTATAATTGCTTTAGAGGAGATCCTCCTACACCCCTGACCTTCACAGTGCTAAAAAAGGAATACTTGGCATTTGATTTGATTCAACAAATGATATTCACCTACTACATATGGGGCACCATGCTGGGCAATGAGGATGCTGTTGAGGCCAGTCCAGCAGGCATGGAGGAAGTAAACTATTGGCTTTGGTAACTACTCGGACAGAAGAGATGCTTAACTAGTGCTTGTCAATTTATTTTGGtgggtgagggagaagggaagacaaaGCCATAGTCATAGACCAGAGCCTGCTGGAGTGTTTCTCCTTTTGTACAGAGAGTCCATAGCAAAAGTGGAAGAGTTGGGGCGGCGGGGAGGGCAGAAGAGTTTGAATGAAAACTTTTCTAGTGGAAAAGAGCCTTAGATTTTAAATCTGTGGCTCAaagttcaaatgccacttctgTTAGCCTTTGGGCCTCAGCctttcctctggaaaatgagaaagctGGGTGAGATAAATGATCCCTAAGGCCCCTTGCAGTCCAAAATCTGTGATCTGATGATCCTGATGTTTCCAGGGTCTCTGCATGGTGATAGGGGGAATCCACCACCCTGAACAGAGGTTTAACAACCGGTCAGCGGGGGTCAGCTCTGCACTGCTCTTCCTGTCTGTGGGAGGTAAGCCAGGGATGTGTGGGGTGGGGTCAAGGTATCCTACACAGGACAATACTGGCAGAGAATATCTAGGATGTTCTTCACAGGTTTAGATTCTGGAAACAATGTACCAACACCCCAAACTGGGGAATCAGGGTGGGAAACAAAGCTAAACTCAATCAGGGTAGAGGGTACTTAGGGACTGCTAGGTAAGTGGtcaatagagctctgggcctggagtcaacaagactcatcttcctgagttcaaatctggcctcagacatttactagctgtgtgaccctaggcaagtcacttaaccctactggcctcaggctcctcatctgtaaaatgagctgtagaaggacaggcaaaccactccaggatctctgccaagaaaaccccaaatggggtcacagattcagacatgaccgaaaaacaactgaaccaccaCCACAGAGGGCGCTAAAGGCAATATACAGGAAAGCTGAATAAACCTTTTTCTAAGGACTTGAAAGTGAAACGCCTGTGTTCTCTctgatttcttctcctttctcaatGACCATTCCTTCCTAATTTAATGGTGACTAAGGGAGAACCTTGGAGCTAGCAGGTACTATACAAGTCTCCCCTTTGGCAGGTGAGCAAGTTGCAAAGGTAACATGCCCAACATCACATGGctgaagagggacagagaggagacCTGAAGCCAGGGTTCTGATTACGAGTTTGGGGCCCTCTTCTACACTACTGCCTCCTTCTCCTCTGTTAGTGTAGGAAGCTCTAAGGCTGCTCAAACTTGATGGAAGTCCCAGAAAGGAAGTCTGGAACGAACAACCTAAATGGCCCCAGATGGGCTCAAATCTCAGGTTTCACTTAACTGTGGTCTCTGATTCCTACTTCTTGCCTTTACTTAGTCCTTACTTTTGGCCTAAGAAATAGCGGTTTCATGCCTTGAGATTCCAGGTCCTTGATGTGCTAAGCCCCTTTAGTACCTTGCCCTTTGGGAGGTACCTGGCCGGCCACCATGACTCTGGGACCAGTAATCAAAGTTGCTTGACCCTGGAGATGGTGGGAGAACCTGTTCACAGCCTCCAAGACTGAGTGTCAGCAAGTATAGGGACCAGAAGAATGAGCTCTCAGAATCCTATGCATCCATGGGACCTGACACCAATTTCCTGGCTGTGACAGGTGTGTTTGCCCCGACGCTCTTCTCCAAGGTCTATGGGAGACTGATCTGCAGAGAGTGCCAAAACATTAGCCATGACCTCTCAGGAAGCTATCTGTGCCACAGCTGCCGATTTGACTTGGTAGGTAGAATGCCCTGCCCGATTCCCTGGGACCAGCCAGAGGCCACCTGGGGAAACCTCATGAATTACTAAATATGTACTTATACGTAGTACTGAAACtattatgggggtggggagggtggaggaaaAGGAGATATTAAATTCTGAACTGGGAACCAGAATTCCCAGAGTCTATTTCTACTACTCCTCAGTTCCTTGTGCAACCTTGTGGAAAACAAAAATCAGTTTTCCCAGGAACACCCTCATGAATGAGTAATCACTGCTAGCTCTTCTACCAGGGTTTGAGGACCCTAGAGGGGATGGTATAACACAAGATAATTGGGTAGTCAACTAATATATCCCTCAGCTTtaggttggttggtttttttttttttttgagaggctAAAAGTACTATAGGAATTGGAGAGAGGGCTAGAATAGTCAGGGGAGACTGTGGTAGAATTCAGCTGCATTCTAGGCAAGATATGAGAGGAGAGCAGTGGACATGGAGACATGCAGTGGAGTATGGTGTGTGTACTGCAGGCACAGAAAATCTGACTGGAGTGAAGGATCCATTAGGCATCAGTGGGAAAGGTAGAATTGAGGTCATAAAGGGCCTTAAAAGCCCCCAATACTCTGGTCAGAGCAGGTACACagtattgtgctcagttctgAGCTTCATGTTTTAAGCCCAACGTTGACAAAATGGAGCAATACAGCAAAGCACATCAGGAGCATtggtaaaaggaaaaaaggatgtttagcctggagaaaactGAGCACATTTCATCTGAAGAAAACCTTATCACattatttctctcctccctaGCCTTTCTCTACACACTTCTCCCAAACCACTTCAGGCTCTGCAATCTCTAGAGTCTCCACAAGGCAGATTCCTGTAATGAAGCAAGTCTAGCTCAAGGCTAGTGGAAAAACtgccaggggtggggagtggtgtTCCCTAATCCCACTctgtatggaaaaaaaattctcccacTGCAGTagcttctatcatccccctagCTCTTTCAGAGTTTTGGTCAGCCCAAAACCTTCTACTGAGACTAGTATCCTAAGGATTCACTACCTCCTCAAAGTTTACAATCCAATGAAGTCAGATTTTAGACTAACTTCAATCCTTTATATagctctttttctgttctcccaAGGGTAGGTTTTCTAAATGCCAATCTTCTTTTGAGGGGGTCATCTCTTATGTAGACTGGGGTAAGTTGAGGGCTGGGAGATGACAAGGGGAATGGCCTTGGGCAGAAAGGAGGCAGAGCCCAGACTTGGATATTGGGGAGGTCTATGAGATTTAACTTGGACATGATGTTATAGCTCTTAAGGGTAGTAATCCCTGGCCACCTGATTAATGGCTTAGGTTTGCCTTTCAGATGGAGAACAATGGAACGCTCTACTACAGCCATGTCCAGTAAGTATGACCATGACCCTGTGACCTGAGGGGAACAACTGAGAGCCCCAGTTACTGGTTTTCTAGGATCAGGATTCCTTCATAACCAGAATCTGAGTGCTTTGCCCATTTCCCACCTGTTAGGCCCTAACATTTAGGACATCCTAGAAGGAACtgaatagctttgtgaccccaggaaaTTCCCTTCCCGAGCTTCAATGGGAATGTGGGCTACCTTCTTGGTAAGGTGGCTATGACGTGTGTGGAAGAGACACTCAATTTGCagcctaagtttgaatcctagtCCACAGCATGCTACTTGAATGATTTCTGTCTtatttacctctctgggtctccctcagtttcatctataaaatgagagggactGAAAGACACATTTTAACATTCCATGGACATGTGAGTTGGAGATCCTCAAGAGGGTCCCCACAGGTGGTAATAATATGATTATTGCCCAGTGGAAAATAGGCAGATGGGATGGGAAGGGGTTCTGAGGGTGGGAAAAGTGACTGATCATAAAGGAAGTACTTATGGTAATTGCATTTGTGGTGGCATACCAGCTGTGTATAACTGCCTATATTTCTGCTCTTGCTTCTCTTATCATTCCctttgcctctcccctccccaactagCTCTGTCTTGCACAGATGCACTTGATGGAAGTCTCAGTCATTCTCAGGGGACCCTCTCCCTTGTGGGACGGAGATACTGGTGTCCTGATTGGGGCTGTTGGCCCCTgtcctcccccccttctctctggcATTACCTTCCAGGCCCTTGGCATACACAGTGTGTCTCCTCCTCCCTGCCGCCTACCTTGTGGGCCTCTTCTTCACCCTGAAGACTCATTCCCACATCTACGACATCCACATCAGTGACTACCCCTGTGAGTTGCTAGGTGGTTTAAACCATCCTTCCCTTTGGCTTCCCTGCCCCTTTCTTCCTCCACCTGGACCAGAGATTAGCAAAGAAATTAACCAAGTTTCTCAGTTATGAAAGTGAGAGGAAGGGGGACAATTAATTTCACTGGGCAGAACCTGAGAGGGCTCCTGCACCTGGACTGTTGTGCCCCTCATAACCTAATTGTTCAAGTTGAGAATGAGTGGTGTTCTTGCCCATCCTGTACCCAAATCCTTGTAGCAGCAGAAAGGTCAACTCTAGAGGGGCAATGGAGTCCACAAAGTTGAAGAAAGGAATGGGTCTAGAGACTCCACGAGGGGTGATAACTGTcagtcttctccctcttttcctctattCTTCCCTACCAGTGCCTGGGCACCACAACAGTGCTGTGGTTCACTGGCCCCGATGGCGTGCGCTGCTCTTGCTGCTGCTGTGTACCCTCTGCATGTCTGCCTGTGCCGACCTGACCACAGAGCACATCAGCCCCATTCTGGAGAGTTCTACTGTGTCCCTGGTGAGTTGGTGTATCCTATCACCTTCACTTTGGTGGCAGTAGCTCTATTCAGATAGAGAGCTAGTGTTGGGAGACGGGGgttcataaggaaaaaaattactagGCTGAgatggagacctgggttctaaacCTGACTCACTGGGAGTTTCAGGtcttcaagtcattcttctccttggttcccttttctctcccgATCATTCCATAGACTTGTTGGACCTGAGATGATTCTGAAAAAGAATAAGCCCTCTACCTATTCACAATATCTACCATAAAATCTCATACATGGGGGTGACTATTCCTATCGTGTTCCTAACCTTGCCAGGCTCAACCATTCAGAGCCAGGGTAAAGGATCTGATTTTGCTTTCACCCCAAATATTATTATCTAGACTTGGGGCTCAGAATCTGTCTTTTCTCATCCCATCCCCCTGCCCTATGACAGGTGGAGTTTTCCCTGCTGAGACTAAAGGCACTACTGCCATTGGCCTCTGAATAGGTATATGTGGGCCTTGCTGCCTTGGCCTAGGGCTGCAGGGCACAATCTGCCAAATTAGCCCAATTTCTTGGTCCAGTCCAGACGCTAGTGCTCAGTTGCTATTTAGAGAGGGACTTTTCTGTGGATAGAAAAGTCTTGGTTGGTGCTTTTTGAAGTGATACGAGATGAGCTTAGCATAAGTTCCTAGAAAGTTGGGGCCcaagtgattttcttttccttttccttctcccagtatTTTATAGGAGTAAGTGTACTTGCCATGGTGCCTGAATTGCCTGAGATTGTCAATGGGATTCAGTTTGCCTTGCAGAACCACCTGAGTCTCAGGTGAGGATGCTCACCCCTGCAGGGGTGGAGGGACAGGGCAGAGGATAGTCAGAAGGGGGTGCTGACTCCTAGTGATAGCCTATTTCCCACAGCCCAAACACACATTGTtggaggcttcctgtagaatatACTTCCCTTGTGATTGAAACTAGCATCAACATTCTAGTTAAAAATTTCTCAGTTTGAAGTTAGCAAAGTGTAGTAGGAAATCATTGTCAAATAGCTTTGAGGTTCATATTGTAAACTGGCTAGAGGAGAGGGAAAGCAGATTAGCCAAGGGAAGAGGTAGACTGAAATGAGAGGGGCGGTTCTGATTAGGCAATATGACCTCATAAAATTAAAGTAAGGCTCTGGGTTTGGATCCTCATTCTGCCgttacctagctgtgtgacctagggcaagttacttaatgggTCTaagcaagcctcagtttccttacctgtaaaataggatTGGAatggatgatttctaaagtcctttctagcacTATGATTCTGAGTACTCTGTAGATAAGATCGTGATGAGCACAGCTATTTCAGAAGGAAATGAGTTGTGGTTGTCACCTTGGGTGAATTCACGCAATATTTGGGCTATACCCAGCAAGTAGATACTGTCTccatggagaggggaagggaagcccTCAAGCACAAGGTAGGCATCAGGTCATGTTGCCCAAACAGCCCTGTTTTGTTTTCAAGTGGGGAAGCCCCTCTGCTCTCAAGCTGTTCGCTTCTGCCCCTGCTTTGAAGCAGTAAGGGCTGGGAAAAGGCTGTTATGATAAGAATACTGTGAATGGAGGGTCAggaaatctgagtttgaatattAGGGTGATTTTCTGgagtctttttatacctttggACCTGGTTTGTGGTCTGTAAAAGCACTGGTTGATTTTTAAGGCCTCTTCTCACTCAGATGTAGGGGCCCTGACTGCACCTGCATCAGTGGCCCAGGGCACCTTGACAAGCACACCTTTCTTCCAGCTTCCTTTTTCACCACCTCACACTTAAGACACTCTGTCCACTCTACAAGTGACTtgatcccttttcttccccttttttggaCACACCAAAGAacctctgcctttctttttttctatttcccgTTCCAATTCTCTTTTAGCATTGAGATTGGCAGCTGCATTGCAGTACAAGTCTGTATGCTGCAGATACCCATCCTGGTGCTGTTCTCCATCTTCTATGTAAGTCAACCTGGGAGTGAAAAGGACTTTCAGAGAGTCACTGACTCCCTCGCATTTAAGAGGTTAACTTGAGCATTTTCTTACTCACTTCTGCTCTCAGAAGTCCAATGGGCCTCCTCCCTTGGGAGATTGGACACTTTAGTGTCTTCCATGGATGCTCATTAAACCCTCTGGGAACAACCTTTGCTTGTTAACAGATTAGGCTCAGTTCTTGGTTATCTTTTATAGTTCACCTTGGACTTTTTTAGATTTACATGTTCACTAAGGAAAGCTATCAGAAGGCAGAGGCTGCCCCTCTGCCTCTGTCTATGAATGCGGATTGATTACTGAGACTTCTCTTGGATTGGGAGGGACCCATGTAACTCAATGTGCCTAGCCTGTTTCTCCACCTACAAAACGAAAATGACATGTTACCATGAGAATAAAATGTGTGATGGCTGAGATGACTGGGGAGGGAGGCGGGTCAAAAGACCTAGATTTCAATTCCGGCTCTGTTCCTAAGTAAGTGCCttttatgatcctgggcaagccagaATGTTCATttttctgggtcttggttttcttatctgtaaaacgaggaagGTTGAAGTAGACCTCCAGCATAATTCTAAAACATGAAAGCACTCAGATCAGTATTTTGAAAGTGCTGTTAAAAATGGGACCCCCTGAGGTTGTAGGCCCTCTAATCCCCATTACAAAGTTATTATCACCAGAGGTCTAAGTTACTCCCTTTAGCCAACAGGATTTATGCTGTTCTTCAGTGACCTCCACGTCTATGCCAGCATGTTCAGTGTCATTCTCATGAATTATATCTTTATGGATGGCAAGTGTGACTACTTTCAAGGTAGGtctgaaggggaagggaggaaagggcatCCATACAGGGTATGAGGTACATTTTTCAAAATCTCCTATTTAGTTCTAAGTAGTAGCTCAGAAACTCCAGGTGGAACAGAGGCATGCATGTCCCATCCTGGGTAGGGTGGCCTCTCGCACTGATTGTTCACTTGTGGTGGAGGGGAGTAGGCGGTGTTGAAGGCATATGTTAAGGAGTTCTACCTAAAACCACATAGCAAAGAAGGCTCTTAACTAATCTCAATTTCCAACAGAAAAGTGACTTTTCCGAAATGGTTGTTACCAAaacttatttaaagttttgagtccGCTCCCAGGTAGCTGAACTATGGGCCCAAATGTGTCCCTCTCCTCCTCAGGTACTGTGCTGGTGATGGTCTACTTTCTCCTccttgctgt
It includes:
- the LOC118850156 gene encoding putative cation exchanger C521.04c isoform X4, which gives rise to MKHFSLRLCRDASNCDFSELETSPLLSHLDGPLRAQKVYSNHPKYSHWYRVSTYIWLFLGYPVLVIIHGLICCFSWLLVFIIPIAKMNARMVARILLADPEQVHVQAIKTEDPSDADTLLCCSHAANSYYYKYTVDGVNVFAINLLPLVLVTLILGYVDSQNQYTSSLAKFTLSLLSIIPLSYFIGMAIASISAQSTSAVGAVVNATFGSIVELTFYITALIKGAQEGNKCYEEVVKSALTGTVLGCILLVPGLCMVIGGIHHPEQRFNNRSAGVSSALLFLSVGGVFAPTLFSKVYGRLICRECQNISHDLSGSYLCHSCRFDLMENNGTLYYSHVQPLAYTVCLLLPAAYLVGLFFTLKTHSHIYDIHISDYPLPGHHNSAVVHWPRWRALLLLLLCTLCMSACADLTTEHISPILESSTVSLYFIGVSVLAMVPELPEIVNGIQFALQNHLSLSIEIGSCIAVQVCMLQIPILVLFSIFYPTGFMLFFSDLHVYASMFSVILMNYIFMDGKCDYFQGTVLVMVYFLLLAVYFFAPSPAGC